The following proteins are encoded in a genomic region of Corylus avellana chromosome ca4, CavTom2PMs-1.0:
- the LOC132178033 gene encoding zinc finger BED domain-containing protein RICESLEEPER 2-like, with protein MEITSQSMELEGIEVDVLDDTRTVIPTPVSVESGSTENNPSQPINTGCPAVVGDGAGAGDGAAAAAAAAAGDGGQGAGDGDGDGSGLSENGQYQKRERQKTSKIWNDFVSVTIGGVKKSQCNWCKRLFAVGKSSTTSTLNRHLTSCVRYVEFSSSKKQSTLSFEPSSENDVVGSLTSFSYKESRVRELASHMVLLHEYPFNMMEHELFNKFMRACTPHWKKISRATVRNDCITTYQNEKRKLRTLLKLVDKVNITTDMWTSCQRVSYMVVTCHFVDSTWCLQKRILNFCNVPPPHSGVVIADALRDCFSDWGIEDKIHTITVDNASANDSAIRIIKDDFELKNALLVGGRLFHVRCCAHITNLLVQSGLAEIRGIIDDVRQGIKYIVASESRLNVFSEIAKRLHLPCKKLILDVPTRWNSTYLMLDTAIKFKEVFPRYHRVEQAFQWVVTPEQWEMVGNVNQVLSVFNDVTNVVSGSEYPTANLYLPEVWRMKEVLMIKCDDRNEYMRSMASRMIDKFDKYWGDSNLLMSIAAVLDPRYKMKLINFCFPIIYPLTEACSHINNVLAVLKELFESYVSAHTACILQETAQLAQVNVPSCSSSSAIVGDVVSQISEGRSRFADHIRSSDIIRPIKTDLDVYLEEDVYICGRNENGVYMETNFDALAWWKCNALKYRILSRMAKDILAVPISTVASESSFSAGGRVIEPHRASLSPDTVQMLLCGSDWVRALHGIKRKSASDKFVEVELPTTTTSTT; from the exons ATGGAGATTACGAGTCAGTCTATGGAATTGGAAGGTATTGAAGTTGATGTACTTGATGATACACGTACTGTGATCCCTACACCTGTATCTGTTGAGTCTGGTAGCACTGAAAATAACCCAAGCCAACCTATTAACACTGGTTGTCCTGCTGTTGTTGGTGATGGGGCTGGGGCTGGTGATGGGGCTGCGGCTGCGGCTGCGGCTGCGGCTGGGGATGGGGGCCAAGGAGCTGGGGATGGGGATGGAGATGGAAGTGGCCTGAGTGAGAATGGACAATATCAAAAGAGGGAAAGGCAAAAGACTTCCAAAATCTGGAATGACTTTGTTTCAGTTACAATAGGGGGGGTTAAAAAATCACAATGCAATTGGTGTAAGAGATTGTTTGCTGTTGGAAAATCTAGTACTACCTCAACCCTAAATAGGCATTTGACTTCATGTGTAAGATATGTTGAGTTTAGTAGTTCAAAAAAGCAAAGTACTTTGTCATTTGAGCCTAGCAGTGAGAATGATGTTGTGGGAAGTTTGACAAGTTTTAGTTACAAAGAGAGTAGGGTTAGGGAACTTGCTTCTCATATGGTGCTACTTCACGAGTACCCTTTTAATATGATGgagcatgaactttttaataagTTCATGAGGGCCTGCACACCCCACTGGAAAAAAATAAGCCGTGCAACCGTTAGGAATGATTGCATTACCActtaccaaaatgaaaaaaggaagcTGAGAACACTTTTGAAATTGGTTGACAAGGTGAACATCACCACCGATATGTGGACCTCTTGTCAAAGAGTGTCATATATGGTGGTGACTTGCCATTTTGTGGATTCAACTTGGTGCctccaaaaaagaattttaaatttttgcaatgtacctcCTCCACATTCTGGTGTTGTGATTGCTGATGCATTAAGGGATTGTTTTTCTGATTGGGGGATAGAGGATAAAATTCATACCATTACTGTTGATAATGCTTCAGCTAATGATTCTGCAATTAGAATTATAAAAGATGATTTTGAGTTGAAGAATGCTTTGTTGGTTGGGGGTAGGTTGTTTCATGTTAGGTGTTGTGCACACATTACAAACTTGTTGGTGCAATCTGGGCTTGCTGAAATTAGGGGTATTATAGATGATGTTAGGCAGGGGATAAAATATATTGTGGCATCTGAAAGTAGGTTGAATGTGTTTAGTGAGATAGCAAAGAGATTGCATTTACCCTGTAAGAAGCTGATTTTAGATGTCCCGACACGTTGGAACAGCACCTATTTGATGTTGGACACTGCAATTAAGTTTAAAGAAGTGTTCCCTAGGTACCATAGAGTTGAGCAAGCATTTCAGTGGGTTGTAACTCCAGAACAGTGGGAAATGGTGGGTAATGTGAACCAGGTTTTGTCAGTTTTCAATGATGTAACCAATGTTGTTTCTGGTAGTGAGTACCCTACTGCAAATCTGTATTTACCTGAGGTTTGGAGGATGAAAGAAGTTTTGATGATCAAGTGTGATGATAGGAATGAGTACATGAGGTCAATGGCAAGTAGGATGATTgacaaatttgataagtattggggtgaTAGCAATTTGTTGATGTCCATTGCTGCTGTCTTGGATCCTAGATACAAGATGAAGTTGATCAATTTTTGTTTCCCTATCATCTATCCTTTGACCGAAGCTTGTAGTCACATTAACAATGTGTTGGCAGTTCTGAAAGAGTTATTTGAGTCGTATGTTTCTGCCCATACGGCTTGTATATTGCAAGAAACTGCCCAACTTGCCCAAGTAAATGTTCCTTCTTGTTCTTCCTCAAGTGCAATTGTTGGAGATGTGGTGTCCCAAATTTCTGAAGGTCGATCAAGGTTTGCTGACCATATAAGAAGTAGTGACATCATCCGGCCCATTAAAACAGATTTGGATGTTTATCTTGAAGAGGATGTTTACATTTGTGGTAGGAATGAGAATGGAGTATATATGGAAACAAATTTTGATGCTTTGGCATGGTGGAAATGTAATGCCTTGAAGTACCGTATATTGTCTAGAATGGCAAAGGATATCTTGGCTGTTCCCATAAGTACAGTTGCTTCTGAATCCTCCTTCAGTGCTGGTGGTAGGGTTATTGAACCTCATAGAGCATCATTATCCCCTGACACTGTTCAGATGCTCTTATGTGGTTCAGATTGGGTGAGAGCACTTCATGGCATCAAGAGAAAATCTGCTAGTGAT aaatttgtTGAAGTGGAGTTgcctacaactacaacttcaacTACCTGA